The following coding sequences lie in one Pseudomonadota bacterium genomic window:
- a CDS encoding ABC transporter ATP-binding protein — protein MSKESPQDSSIVATALPDARSSNEILAAEVRSGVSYPPRNKSPATPLVVVEAAAKRFIHEGHEIDVLRGIDLSIEAGEMLCVVGPSGAGKSTLLHLMGTLDLPTAGRILYEGQDVTRYSSSRLADFRNQSIGFVFQFHHLLPEFTALENVMMPGLIRGGQGRALEQHARDLLSDVGLDHRLSHRPGELSGGEQQRVALARAIVMRPKLVLADEPTGNLDSNTSKAIHGLFFRLNSRRGTTFLIVTHSADFARQMPRVVHMRDGRIERDQRRAPIDPPRGPEL, from the coding sequence ATGAGTAAGGAGTCTCCTCAAGACAGCTCGATCGTTGCGACCGCGTTGCCGGACGCGAGATCTTCGAACGAAATCCTCGCGGCGGAAGTGCGCTCGGGCGTGTCCTATCCCCCCCGAAACAAGTCACCGGCCACACCCCTGGTCGTGGTAGAGGCCGCCGCCAAGCGGTTCATTCATGAAGGGCACGAGATCGATGTCCTTCGGGGAATCGACCTGAGCATCGAGGCCGGCGAGATGCTGTGTGTCGTGGGCCCCTCGGGCGCTGGCAAGAGCACGCTGCTGCATCTGATGGGAACGCTCGATCTGCCAACGGCGGGACGCATCTTGTACGAGGGCCAGGATGTGACCCGCTACTCCAGCTCGCGGCTCGCGGACTTCCGCAACCAAAGCATCGGTTTCGTGTTCCAGTTCCATCATCTGCTTCCCGAATTCACGGCCCTGGAAAACGTGATGATGCCGGGACTGATCCGCGGCGGTCAGGGACGTGCCCTGGAGCAGCATGCGCGAGACCTCTTGAGCGATGTCGGTCTTGATCACCGGCTCTCCCACCGCCCTGGGGAACTGTCCGGAGGCGAGCAGCAGCGCGTGGCCCTCGCCCGCGCGATCGTGATGCGGCCCAAGCTGGTATTGGCCGACGAACCCACCGGCAACCTGGATAGCAACACGAGCAAGGCCATCCATGGCCTGTTCTTTCGCCTGAATAGTCGCCGAGGCACGACCTTTCTGATAGTGACGCACAGTGCAGATTTTGCCCGACAGATGCCCCGCGTGGTTCACATGCGCGATGGCCGAATCGAACGCGACCAGAGGCGAGCTCCTATTGACCCGCCGAGGGGGCCCGAGCTATAG
- the bamA gene encoding outer membrane protein assembly factor BamA: protein MSRASANTVLLRAGLLIGCWGLAVSAAAQPTPTQAGRGRPAGDSSAQSEDSYEPSVAPPIPRTVCHGRRIRTIRVLGQGRVAEEDIRATVKLRAGLPCTDGEVTRDLKALWRLGYFDDIVVEADADGREVDLLFRVKERPAIGRIVFEGNDEVDKKTLQEKVTLQEGAVLSVPDVRKHVGKLRDLYAEKGFFLANIDYRLKKLPRNEVEVVFAVTEGDEVTVRRVRFAGNEHLSDTELKQYMQTRETGALSAITSNNTFKREQFDEDINRLQALYYDHGYLTIQVGDPRIELTPDRRHIDITVPVREGPRYRVGRLRILEIDETGEETTPLAGRRRLREQIDLDPGDWFSRSTIAKNLLDITTFYHDHGYAKVDISPQTELEPERKVVHVIVQIKRGPVVHIERINVKGNAKTRDLVIRRELRIVEGELYSRTKIELSKNRVQALGYFESVSVAEEEGSASDGIVLNFEVTERATGTFQIGMGLSSIENFIFNAQIQQQNFLGRGQTVSLQLQMSGIRQIMQLQFMEPYLYETRWMLSLEGFKNLLQFQDFNRDSTGAAVMLGHPIVHDNLQLFVNYRLENVNIRASTSAGFAGTQAWNLTTLANLSNNFREGNLSSIRLMLGWDSRDNRLFPTDGVYTQASVELAHSLIGSKISFLRPQFFLRFYYPVLGGLVFKTNTNFALIGSLSKTGVPISERYFLGGIYTVRGFLFRSLGPRAGLTTNPDPTGFVPAGGLPFGGNIQLYTNVELEFELIRAVGIRGVLFFDAGNTWNIESKLCQVPKANIQHPQAAAAADPCGFHPLALRKSVGFGFRWFSPMGPLRFEWGLPLRPNVAMGEKKMDFQFTIGNPF from the coding sequence GTGTCGCGAGCGAGTGCAAACACCGTCCTGCTGCGCGCGGGCCTGCTCATCGGCTGCTGGGGCCTTGCCGTTTCCGCGGCGGCGCAGCCCACACCCACGCAAGCCGGACGCGGGCGACCGGCGGGTGACAGCAGCGCGCAGAGCGAGGATAGCTACGAGCCCAGCGTGGCACCGCCGATTCCCCGCACCGTATGCCACGGGCGGCGCATCCGCACGATCCGTGTTCTCGGTCAGGGGCGCGTGGCCGAAGAGGACATCCGGGCTACCGTGAAGCTGCGCGCCGGCCTCCCCTGCACCGATGGGGAAGTCACCCGGGACCTGAAGGCCCTATGGAGGCTGGGCTACTTCGACGACATCGTGGTCGAAGCGGACGCCGACGGACGCGAGGTCGACCTCCTGTTTCGCGTGAAGGAACGACCCGCCATCGGTCGCATCGTCTTCGAGGGCAACGACGAGGTCGACAAAAAGACCCTGCAGGAGAAGGTGACCTTGCAGGAGGGGGCCGTGCTGTCCGTCCCCGATGTGCGCAAGCACGTAGGCAAGCTGCGCGACCTTTACGCGGAGAAGGGCTTCTTTCTGGCCAATATCGACTATCGGCTGAAGAAGCTGCCGCGCAACGAGGTAGAGGTTGTCTTCGCCGTCACGGAGGGCGACGAGGTCACGGTGCGGCGGGTGCGCTTCGCCGGCAACGAGCACCTCAGCGACACCGAGCTCAAGCAGTACATGCAAACTCGCGAGACAGGCGCCCTGTCGGCGATAACCTCCAACAACACCTTCAAGCGCGAGCAGTTCGACGAAGACATCAACCGACTGCAAGCGCTCTACTACGATCACGGCTACCTCACGATCCAGGTGGGCGACCCGCGCATCGAGTTGACCCCTGACCGGCGCCACATCGACATCACCGTCCCGGTGCGCGAGGGACCGCGCTATCGCGTGGGGCGCCTGCGGATCCTCGAGATCGATGAGACCGGCGAAGAGACCACGCCCCTCGCGGGTCGCCGGAGGCTGCGCGAGCAGATCGACCTCGATCCTGGTGACTGGTTCAGTCGCTCCACCATCGCCAAAAACCTACTCGATATCACGACCTTCTATCACGACCACGGCTACGCGAAGGTCGACATCTCACCGCAAACCGAGCTCGAGCCGGAACGCAAAGTCGTCCACGTGATCGTGCAGATCAAGCGTGGACCGGTCGTTCACATCGAGCGGATCAACGTCAAAGGCAACGCCAAGACGCGAGACCTGGTGATTCGCCGCGAGCTTCGCATCGTCGAAGGTGAGCTCTACAGCCGAACCAAGATCGAGCTCTCGAAGAACCGTGTGCAGGCTTTGGGCTACTTCGAGAGCGTGAGCGTGGCCGAGGAGGAAGGCAGCGCTTCGGACGGCATCGTGCTCAATTTCGAGGTCACGGAACGAGCAACCGGAACCTTTCAAATCGGCATGGGCCTGTCTTCGATCGAGAACTTCATCTTCAACGCCCAGATTCAGCAGCAGAATTTTCTCGGACGTGGTCAGACAGTCAGCCTGCAGCTGCAGATGTCAGGCATCCGGCAGATCATGCAGCTGCAGTTCATGGAGCCGTATCTGTACGAGACGCGCTGGATGCTCTCGCTCGAGGGCTTCAAGAACCTCCTTCAGTTTCAGGACTTCAACCGCGATTCGACCGGCGCCGCCGTGATGCTCGGCCATCCGATCGTGCACGACAACTTGCAGCTCTTCGTCAACTATCGCCTGGAAAACGTGAACATTCGAGCGAGCACCAGTGCAGGCTTCGCGGGCACGCAGGCCTGGAACCTGACCACATTGGCAAACCTGTCCAACAACTTCCGCGAAGGCAATCTCAGCTCGATCCGTCTGATGCTCGGCTGGGACTCGCGCGACAATCGGTTGTTTCCAACCGACGGGGTGTACACGCAGGCCTCGGTAGAGCTCGCCCACAGCCTGATCGGGTCGAAGATATCGTTCCTGCGCCCCCAATTCTTCCTCCGTTTCTATTATCCCGTGCTTGGGGGGCTCGTCTTCAAGACCAACACCAACTTCGCGCTGATCGGCTCGCTGTCCAAGACTGGCGTACCGATCTCCGAGCGCTATTTCCTCGGAGGCATCTACACGGTTCGGGGTTTTCTCTTCCGCTCCCTGGGACCCCGTGCCGGCCTGACGACCAATCCAGACCCCACCGGCTTCGTTCCCGCCGGTGGCCTGCCGTTCGGCGGCAATATTCAGCTTTATACCAACGTGGAGCTGGAATTCGAGCTGATCCGGGCCGTGGGAATCCGCGGGGTCCTGTTCTTCGACGCCGGCAACACTTGGAACATCGAAAGCAAACTGTGTCAGGTCCCAAAGGCCAACATCCAACACCCGCAGGCCGCAGCGGCCGCCGATCCATGCGGGTTTCATCCCTTGGCGCTGCGCAAGTCGGTGGGCTTCGGTTTCCGTTGGTTCTCGCCTATGGGCCCGCTGCGTTTCGAATGGGGCCTACCCTTGCGGCCGAACGTCGCCATGGGCGAAAAGAAGATGGATTTCCAGTTCACGATTGGCAATCCCTTCTGA